The DNA window GCTGCGCGATCTGGATGTTGTCCTCGGCGGCCAGCACCAGGAACCGCTCGAGCCGTGCGCTCGAATGCTCCGGCCCCTGCCCTTCGTAACCATGCGGCAGGAGCATCACCAACCCCGACAGTCGCTTCCACTTGTCCTCGGCGCTGACCAGGAACTGATCGATGATCACCTGGGCGGCGTTGACGAAGTCGCCGAACTGCGCCTCCCACAGCACCAAGCCGTCCGGCCAATCCAGGCTGTAGCCGTACTCGAAGCCGAGCACACCCGCCTCGGAGAGCGCGCTGTTCACGATCTCGATCGGCGCTTGATCCGCCGCGAGCGCGCCGAGTGGCATGTGGGTGTGACCGTCGAGGACATCGTGCAGCACCGAGTGTCGGTGACTGAACGTACCGCGCTCCGCGTCTTGACCGGTCAGGCGAACACGCATGCCGCTGGTCACCAGGGTCGCGAACGCTAGCTGCTCCGCGGTTCCCCAATCGAGGGGGCGCTTGCCGTGCGCGACCTCACGACGCTGCTCGAGCATGCGCTCGATCTTCTTGTGGGGATGAAATCCCTCGGGCACGGCCGCCTGCGCTTCGACGAGCTCCGCCAGCCTCTCTCGGGGCACACCCGTCTCGACCTCGCGAGCGTCTTCTTCTGCGCCGCCCGAGTAACCTTGCCAGTAACCGCCGAGCCAGGCGCTGGTTCGGACGTAGTCGCTCTTGCGCGCCTGCGACAGCTCGCGCTCGAGCTGTTCGCGGCGTTCGACCTCGATGCGATCCGCTTCGTCGCGTGTGACGCCACCGAGCGCGAGCAGGTGCTCGAGATACCCGTCCCGCACGCTCTTGCGCTCGTTGATGGCAGCGTAGAGCAGCGGCTGAGTGAATGCGGGCTCGTCGCCCTCGTTGTGCCCCAAGCGGCGGTAGGCATACATGTCGAGCACGACGTCCCGCTGGAACTCGCTGCGAAAGTCCAGCGCCAGCCGCACGACCTGAGCCACTGCCTCCGGGTCTTCGCCGTTCACGTGGAAGATCGGGCTCTGCAACATCTTGGCGACATCCGTGGCGTAGGTGGTCGAGCGACTCTGCGTCGGCGGCGTCGTGAACCCGATCTGGTTGTTCACGACCACGTGCAGAGTGCCCCCGGTCCGGTAGGCCTCGAGCTGGCTCAGGTTCAGCGTCTCCTGGATGATGCCCTCGCCTGCAAATGCCGCGTCACCGTGGATCAACACGCCGAGCTTCTTGTCGCGCTCGGTGTCTCCACCCCGATCCTGCTTGGCGCGCACCCGCCCCAGCACGACGGGGTTCACATACTCGAGATGACTCGGGTTGAAACACAAGGAGAGATGCACCTTGCGGCCATTGGCCGCTTGCCAGTCGCTGCTGTAGCCGAGGTGGTATTTCACGTCGCCGCTGCCCAGAAACAGCTCGGGATCGCGGTCGTCGAACTCGCGAAAGATCGCCCGCGCACTCTTGCCCATGATGTTCGCGAGTACGTTGAGCCGCCCGCGGTGGGCCATGCCCAGGACCACTTCGTCCACACCTCGCTCACTCGCGCGCTCGATCGCGAACATCAAGAGCGGGATCAGGCTCTCGGAGCCCTGCAGAGAGAAGCTCTTGGCGCCCAGGTACTTCCGCTGGACGAACTCCTCGAACATCACAGCGTCGGTGAGCTTGGTCAGGATGCGTAGCTGCTCCTCGCGGCCGAGGCTCAGATGGTTCTGGGAGCCCTCCATGCGCTCCTGAAGCCAGTGTTTCACCCCCAGGTCGTCGATGTGCATGAACTGCACGCCGATCGAACGGCAGTAGGTATTCCGGAGCAGCGTGAGGATCTCACGCAGCGTCATCACCCGACCGTCAGCAATCGTCCGGGCGCTGAACTTGCGGTCGAGATCTTCTGCGGTGAGCCCGTAGTAGTCCGGGGCGAGCTCGGCCTGATCGGCGCGCGGCAGACCCAACGGATCGATCCGCGCGATCATGTGCCCGCGGACTCTGTAGGCGCGAATCAGCTGATCGACGCGGTCCTGGCGCACGACCGCATCACTGACGTCTGCGACCTGCACAGCGCCGGGCTCTCTCCGGAGCGGGCCGCGCGCCGCGCCGTTGCCCGGGTTGAAGACGCTGTGCGGGCGAAAGGTCGGGCCGAGCCTTGGTGGTGCGCCAGCGTCCCCGAGCGAGGCGAAGTAGCGCTGCCAGTCTTCTGAGACGGAGCGCGCGTCCGCGACGTAGGCCGCGTAGAGGTCCTCGACGAAGCCGAGCGACAGGGCATTCGGGGCGCGCGAGCTGAAATCCATGGCCTCTGCCATCTGCTCCCCCCGCCCCTGACGGTCAAGCGGGTGTGCAGGTCGAAACCCGCTGCGACTGGGTTTTGAGGGGGGATCCGCCCTCGACCGGGACTCCGCCGGGGTGGGTCCGAAACCCGAACGTAGCAACGGGCGCAGCTCTCTCTCGAGCCGCACCCGTTCGAGCAGCACGCCGCTTCAGTTGCAGGCTTGCGCGAAGTCGGAGCAGCAGTCGCCGCGCTGACCACACTGCGGGTCGCAGTAGCAGAGATTGTCGGGGGAGCTGCCCGGCGCCGCGTCGGTTCGGCCGCAGTAGTCCTTGCAGCTCCCGCCGGCGGGGCCACCACACGCCGCGGCGCGTCCCTCACAGCAATCGCCGTAGCTGAAGCACTGCGCGTCGCAGTAACAGGTTCGACCGTCCACGGTCTGAGCGGCCGCAGACTCACACTTGCCCGCGCAGACCCCTGCCTCGGCAGGCGGTGGCGGCGCGTTGGGGTCAATCTGCGATTTGGCGAGCAGCTCCTTGACCTTGGCGTACGACACGAAGGGATTGCTCGTCACGTCCCCTGCGGGGCCGACGCTGGTCCACAGGAAATCCGGCTGCTCACTGAATCCCCACATGCTGTGGTTCGAGCCTGGCTTGATCCACTCACCGCCGATGATCTTGCCGTCGGCGTCGCCCTCGACGATGTAGTTGTACTTGTCGGTGCGCAGATAGCTGCCGATCTCTGGCACCAGTGGGTGGTCCGTGGCGTGGGACTCGGTGACATAGTGCATGGTCACCACGACCTCCCAGAAGCGCTTCGCCTCGGGGTTGTAGGGGTAGTCGGCGCCCTCGATGCCGAGCAGCGCATTCGCCTTGGCGACGTCGATCTCCTCGAGTTTGTCCACCTTGAAGTCGTGCACGGGCTGGTTCCACACCTGGTAGTCGTAGGTGCGGTCCTCGGCGATGGCCATCTTGTACCGCCCCAGCATATTGGTCACGATCACGTGGAACGAACCCGCGTTGGTGTCGCGGCAGTTCGGATCCTTGATCCGACCGTGCTCGTCGCGCTCGACCTCTTTGGTGTTGCAGCGCCCGCCCACGATGATCGATTTGCTGCGGTCGTAGATGGTGATGAGCAGCGCCTTGATATCCGACGGGTAGAACATGACGCCCTGGTACTCGACCGGGAACTTCGGCTCGACCTCGTTCAGCGCCGCCGGCGTCCAGGCGTGGCAGAGGCCCCACCATGACTCGACGCCGTCGTTGTCATCGCACTCGTCGACTTGGCCGTCGCCGTCGCTGTCGACGCCATCGCGCGAGGCTTCGTTGCCCTTGTTGGCGCTCTGGTACTTGGCGGCCGGGCCGAGCTTCTCGTAGTAATCCTTGTCCCAAGCGCTGGTCCCGGCGGCGCAGTTGTCGGCGTCGAAGGGACGGAGTTTCATGAACTCCGCGTCGGCCTTCCAGCCGTTGAACGCAACGTCGTACTTCTCGAGAGGACTGAGCTCGTCCTTGGCCTTCCAGCGCGTGTTCGTGCTGTCCTTGTAGGTTGGCCAGTAGGTGTCGGGCCAGGGTGTGTTCTGGGCCATGCCTTCCAGAGGCAGCTCGCCCATGCTGTAAACGAGATCCTTGTTCAAGAAGTCGCCCAGCTTCTTGGGATCGTTTTTGTAGTCCCAGCCTTCAGCCTTGCCGAGCTTCGGCGGGCGAGATGGGTATTCGTAGCTGCCTCCGCCGGTGCCGGAGGGATCGCCGCTGCAAGCGACGACGGAAACCAGCGCGCCGAGGACGAGAACGTTGCGGAGTTTCATCTGGCCCATCTCCCTTCACGGGTGAACACCCCGTGTGCCCCAAATACCTACATGTAAGTATCTGTGGGGGCAAGTGGGAAATCTCAGGCGGCCAACTTTTCTGCGGAATGCCGCGCTATCCAGCGGTCAAGGGTGTCCGTTCAGGGGCAGAGCGCCGCCTTGTCGGAGCAGCAGTCGCCGTATTCGCTGCAGGAGCCATCACACCAACACGAGCCGTCCGGCGAGGAGCCCCCGCACGACGAGCGGCAGCTCTTTGCGAATGGGTTGTCGCTGGTGACGACCTCGAGCGAGCCGTTGTCGCTCGGCTCGGCGGGAGCGGGCGTCGCCGGCAGGCTCACCGCGGACCAATGGATGCCGTGGCCGACATACGCGAGCCCGATCAGGCCACCCGGATGTTTGCCTTGAGCCACGACGTGCAGGAGGCTCGGCGGCACGAAGTACCCCGCGCCGCTGTCGTCGCGGGGATCCGTCATCTTCCGGGCCTGGGCCATGAGCGGTTCGAGCGCGGCCTGGAACTCCGTGTAGGTCGCGTAGCTCTTTTTCACCACCGCGACGAGCGCGTCGAACAGCTGTTCCACGGCGATGCGCTTCGGATCCGTCGCCGGCAGCTCGTTCATCGCCATTGCCTCGAGCACACCAGGTTTCATCTGAACAAGTGGGTCGGCGCGGGGAATTTCGCCTGCGCCAGATCCACCAGCACCGTGTAAGCGTCCTCCACCTTCAGCATGGCCGGCTCGCCGGGCCAGATCGCGTTCAGCTTGGCGACGTCGGCCACATAAGGGCTGACGAAGAGATCCGTCGGGGAATCGCACTTGCCCGAGCAACCCACGGGTTTCTGGCGAGCGTCTCCCCCACCCGACCCCGTGTCTCCAGCATCGCTGCTGCACCCGAAAGCAAGCGCCAGCGCGGCGATGACCGACAGTCCAATCGAAACCCTTCGCATGCTCGCATGCTCCGGCCTCCGCCCTGGACGATCACGGACCCGAGCCGTCTCGTCAACCGCCATCGCGGGCCGCTCGTGCGCTCACAACAGCTTCGCACGGCGTGACACGAGCGCGATCAGCAAGACGATGCCGAAGACCATGCCCCAGAACATGGCGTATCCGTACTGCCACTTGAGCTCGGGCAAGTGGTCGAAATTCATGCCGTACACACCGCACAAGAAGGTGAGGGGCAGGAAGATGACGCTGACCACCGTCAGCTTCTTCATCACCTCGTTGGTCCGGTGCTGGACCAGCGACATGTACAGGTTGAGCGAGTTCGAGAGCACGTCGCGATCGACCAGCAAATCCTGCAACACCCGCTCGAGGGTCCCGACCATGTTTGCCAGAAACGGCTGGGTGGCCTCGCTGATGTAGAGGGACTTTCGCGTCGAGAGATCGGTCAGCACGGCGCGGGCGGGCATGACCACCTTGCGGAAGTGAAGCAGGTCGGCGCCCAGCTCCGAGACACTGGCAAAGACCCGATCGTCCACCTCCTTCATCAGCTCGTTCTGCAGTTTTTCGACCCGTTCTTCGAAGCGTTTCTGTACGGCCAGGTAGTTGTCGGTCAGGTGATCCCAGATCTCGTACACCAGGAAGCTCGGGCTCTTGGCGAAGGCGATGAAGTCGTGGGAGTAGTCCTTTTTCAGGGCCTCCAGGAACACCACGGCGCCACGGTGAAGCGTGAACAGGAAGCGGTCGCTGATGATGCAGTCGACCCGCTCGAGATCGAAGTGTCGGCCGACGAGGCGGCAGCCGGAGATCACCAGATGAAGGTAGCCGTCATAACGCGCGGTTTGTGTCGCCGGCTCACGGGTCAAGGCGTCTTCGACGATCTCTTCGTTGAAAAGCCCGAGCTCGGCCAGGGCCGTGCGGGTTGCATCTGCGTCGCCAATGTCCACGTCGATCCACACGTACTGGCCGGCCTCGATCGCGCCACGGACCTCGGATAGCTGCAGGAATCGCTCGACCTTCTTCTCGAAGTCGAACGCAACGACGCGCGTGGTGCTGCCCGCGGCGGGCTCTTCGGACATGCAGGCTCGCCGCGATCGTACGTCGGGACGTCAGGCGAACGCCAAAGAACGGCGAAGAAAGCCGGCCTCGGCTTTCCCCCTCGGCACATTCGGCGCTACCTTTGGACCGACCATGGTTTGG is part of the Myxococcales bacterium genome and encodes:
- a CDS encoding 2-oxoglutarate dehydrogenase E1 component; translation: MDFSSRAPNALSLGFVEDLYAAYVADARSVSEDWQRYFASLGDAGAPPRLGPTFRPHSVFNPGNGAARGPLRREPGAVQVADVSDAVVRQDRVDQLIRAYRVRGHMIARIDPLGLPRADQAELAPDYYGLTAEDLDRKFSARTIADGRVMTLREILTLLRNTYCRSIGVQFMHIDDLGVKHWLQERMEGSQNHLSLGREEQLRILTKLTDAVMFEEFVQRKYLGAKSFSLQGSESLIPLLMFAIERASERGVDEVVLGMAHRGRLNVLANIMGKSARAIFREFDDRDPELFLGSGDVKYHLGYSSDWQAANGRKVHLSLCFNPSHLEYVNPVVLGRVRAKQDRGGDTERDKKLGVLIHGDAAFAGEGIIQETLNLSQLEAYRTGGTLHVVVNNQIGFTTPPTQSRSTTYATDVAKMLQSPIFHVNGEDPEAVAQVVRLALDFRSEFQRDVVLDMYAYRRLGHNEGDEPAFTQPLLYAAINERKSVRDGYLEHLLALGGVTRDEADRIEVERREQLERELSQARKSDYVRTSAWLGGYWQGYSGGAEEDAREVETGVPRERLAELVEAQAAVPEGFHPHKKIERMLEQRREVAHGKRPLDWGTAEQLAFATLVTSGMRVRLTGQDAERGTFSHRHSVLHDVLDGHTHMPLGALAADQAPIEIVNSALSEAGVLGFEYGYSLDWPDGLVLWEAQFGDFVNAAQVIIDQFLVSAEDKWKRLSGLVMLLPHGYEGQGPEHSSARLERFLVLAAEDNIQIAQPSTPAQYFHLLRRQVLRPWRKPLIVFTPKSLLRHPRCTSSLEECATGRFRRVLADPAVEPAEVQRVLLCSGRIYYDLVQRREELARRDVAILRIEQFYPLDAAILRDELEPFREGTPVVWLQDEPNNMGAWRHLRARFGDGVFGRHPLSVVCRAESASPATGSPSAHKLEQAEILEKAFS
- a CDS encoding magnesium transporter CorA family protein, which codes for MSEEPAAGSTTRVVAFDFEKKVERFLQLSEVRGAIEAGQYVWIDVDIGDADATRTALAELGLFNEEIVEDALTREPATQTARYDGYLHLVISGCRLVGRHFDLERVDCIISDRFLFTLHRGAVVFLEALKKDYSHDFIAFAKSPSFLVYEIWDHLTDNYLAVQKRFEERVEKLQNELMKEVDDRVFASVSELGADLLHFRKVVMPARAVLTDLSTRKSLYISEATQPFLANMVGTLERVLQDLLVDRDVLSNSLNLYMSLVQHRTNEVMKKLTVVSVIFLPLTFLCGVYGMNFDHLPELKWQYGYAMFWGMVFGIVLLIALVSRRAKLL